A genomic stretch from Vigna radiata var. radiata cultivar VC1973A unplaced genomic scaffold, Vradiata_ver6 scaffold_416, whole genome shotgun sequence includes:
- the LOC106755479 gene encoding uncharacterized protein LOC106755479 (The sequence of the model RefSeq protein was modified relative to this genomic sequence to represent the inferred CDS: added 144 bases not found in genome assembly), whose translation MTPFRWCLRLRKALEINCELLKVMLCRWAGHDVSFRVSHQLVPFSVLDVFMTTGLDIGGLEVPFDECIVGLVGEMFNSNSTTLLDLVEKFNVIVLDDNIEVDVVCRXYIFVCLVVFFFPRKSKVIANMPSKVLDDIDSLCLYDWATGVHKHLVDNLNKCMKKIMSGGIANALSLSGNVAVLQAWAVERLSLDGNPSHRRFPRMLRWSAYKTRLYEKMEELFMTADVNLEWYIRIRDRQMPEIIAAFDMFEGXTDLGTQPKRARLDELDDDTSDDGXFEANLDERLKKNTKELIVLNSRLASLTKELFEIRQRQNFKEDVCNEEVVGGCDEEAVGGVPEEVLNEEVVGGGDEQRMGGVAEEVLNEEGVVGGNDEVVGGGLQGDLTAAFDEEVVRDVGGGNHVLDLIEINDDGEAEAPKALVVAPLRSIVGDPRSTINIDQLYFAVSIRDRAYRIVCEIIGQTLSTTSINTLVGSISNHHIYALREKEDRDCEEDPFQFIICGPYNR comes from the exons ATGACACCATTTCGTTGGTGTTTGCGGCTTCGTAAGGCTCTGGAGATTAACTGTGAATTATTGAAGGTCATGTTATGTCGCTGGGCTGGGCATGATGTAAGCTTTAGGGTGAGTCATCAATTGGTACCCTTTAGTGTTTTGGATGTTTTCATGACGACCGGTTTAGACATAGGTGGCTTAGAAGTTCCATTTGATGAATGTATAGTTGGTTTGGTAGGAGAAATGTTTAATTCAAATAGCACAACTTTATTAGATTTGGTTGAGAAGTTTAATGTGATTGTTTTGGACGACAACATTGAGGTTGATGTTGTGTGTAGGNtgtatatatttgtttgtttggttgtNTTTTTCTTTCCTAGGAAGTCTAAGGTTATTGCTAACATGCCTTCAAAAGTGTTAGACGACATAGATAGTTTGTGTTTATACGATTGGGCGACCGGTGTTCATAAACACCTTGTAGATAACTTGAATAAATGTATGAAAAAGATAATGTC AtatgaaaaaatggaagaattgTTTATGACTGCAGAT GTAAACTTGGAGTGGTATATTCGGATTCGTGATCGTCAAATGCCTGAAATTATTGCGGCTTTTGATATGTTTGAAGGANGAACAGATTTAGGAACACAACCGAAACGAGCCAGACTTGACGAGTTAGATGACGATACCTCGGATGACGGCANGTTTGAAGCAAATTTGGAtgagagattgaagaaaaatactaaagaaTTGATAGTGTTGAATTCAAGGCTTGCTTCTTTGACGAAGGAGTTATTTGAAATACGTCAAAGGCAAAATTTTAAGGAAGATGTTTGtaatgaagaagttgttggTGGATGTGATGAAGAAGCAGTGGGTGGAGTTCCTGAAGAAGTCTTGAATGAAGAAGTTGTTGGTGGAGGTGATGAACAACGAATGGGTGGAGTTGCTGAAGAAGTCTTAAATGAAGAAGGGGTTGTTGGAGGTAATGATGAAGTTGTTGGTGGCGGATTGCAAGGAGACCTTACAGCTGCCTTCGATGAAGAAGTTGTACGGGATGTAGGAGGTGGAAATCATGTTCTTGACCTTATTGAAATTAATGATGATGGAGAAGCGGAGGCACCAAAAGCATTGGTTGTCGCCCCTCTACGCAGTATTGTTGGTGATCCAAGGTCTACCATCAATATTGACCAACTGTACTTCGCTGTCAGCATTAGAGATAGAGCATATAG GATCGTCTGTGAGATAATTGGGCAGACACTGAGCACAACATCTATTAATACCTTAG TTGGTTCTATTTCCAACCACCATATTTATGCACTACGAGAAAAGGAGGATCGGGATTGTGAAGAGGATCCTTTTCAGTTCATTATATGCG GACCTTATAATCGGTGA